In Setaria viridis chromosome 5, Setaria_viridis_v4.0, whole genome shotgun sequence, the genomic stretch gtcggcgcaggcggcggggcTGAAGAAGGGGTTCTACAAGAAGAGCTGCCCGCAGGCGGAGGACATCGCGCGGAAGGTGGTGTGGGGGCGCGTCGCCGGCaacggcgagctcgccgccaaGTTCCTCCGCATgttcttccacgactgcttcgtcaggGTATGTGCGTGGATGACATGATTGAGTGAGATGAGATGTTACTGTTATCTATACCTAGAATGGAGGTGCGTTAATGCATGCAAACCGTTGCCTTTGTACTACAGGGCtgcgacgcgtcggtgctccTGGACTCGCCGACCAACACGGCGGAGAAGAACGCGCCGCCCAACCTGTCGCTGGCCGGGTTCGACGTGATCGACGAGGTGAAGGCGGAGCTAGAGCGGGCGTGCCCCGGggtcgtctcctgcgccgacatcgtcGCGCTCGCTGCCAGGGACTCCGTCTCGTTCCAGGTGATTACTGCACCGCGTACCTTCTaatgctcttcttcctcctcgcgacGTCGTCGAATTAATGGCTTAGCACGATGATGTATACGGAAGCGATCAATAACGAACCGCGCGCGCGTGATGTGCGCAGTACAAGAGGAATCTGTGGGAGGTGGAGACGGGGCGTCGCGACGGCACGGTGTCGAGCGACCAGGAGGCGCTGAACGACATCCCGGCGCCGACCTCCACCTTCGACGTCCTCCTCTCCAACTTCTCCAGCAAAGGGCTCGGACTCCAGGACCTCGTCGTCCTCTCAGGTACATGTCCGTTCCCAGTAGTATGTTCACTCACAAGGACTCTGCAGTATTCTACAGTGTATGCTATCTAGCTGACGTCGCATACAAGCAAACGTATTGGATGCATACATACGCAAAATAAAGACGGCGTCGTACGTATTCAGTTGCTATTATTGGTTATAG encodes the following:
- the LOC117857239 gene encoding peroxidase 27, encoding MAKGLLTGTGLMLALLLLVFSAVGVGTASAQAAGLKKGFYKKSCPQAEDIARKVVWGRVAGNGELAAKFLRMFFHDCFVRGCDASVLLDSPTNTAEKNAPPNLSLAGFDVIDEVKAELERACPGVVSCADIVALAARDSVSFQYKRNLWEVETGRRDGTVSSDQEALNDIPAPTSTFDVLLSNFSSKGLGLQDLVVLSGGHTIGVGNCNLFSSRLFNFTGKNNPSDIDPSLNPSYAKFLQGQCRRNLQDPNDNTTVVPMDPGSSLSFDNHYFVNLKAHQGMFTSDATLLTNGRAANIVDKLQDPGVFFDTFKNSIKRMGQIGVLTGANGQIRNKCNVVN